Genomic window (Helianthus annuus cultivar XRQ/B chromosome 3, HanXRQr2.0-SUNRISE, whole genome shotgun sequence):
GTGGACTTTGATGGAAAGGTTCCCCACAAATGgcagcggttggaagcttgggagcttcagtgtgtctgcttccctcCAACAGAAAAGGACCCACTCTCGAACCCCCTTGTGGTTGAAGCAACTGTGGGTACACTAAAGACAAGCagagcatacatagacactggtGCAGCCACTGAAATTATGTTTGAAAAGTTCTTCAACCGATTGAGCAATGAGGAATGTTCGAAGCTTCAACCCTccggaacctccataaaaggcaTTGCTGACATACCCCTCAAGCCTTTAGGGCAACTAACCCTTGATGTCTGTTTCAATGAAGGAAAGATGGAGAGAGTGCAACCTCTCACTTTTGTGGTTATCAATACACCTTCCAACTATGATGTCATCATAGGAAGGTCGGGGCAGTGTGCATTCTACATGGCTGTTTCTATTGGTCATGGCACAGTCAAGTTCCCTACCGAGAGAGGGATTGCAACCCTTCGACCCACTCAAGAAGCCTACATGGTCGAAGGGTAAAGTTCAAAAGGTGAAGACGATAAGCAAGGGCTGGTCATAAACCCTAAATATCTTGAACAAAGGATAAGGGTTAATCCGAGCCTCTCTCAAGAAACCCTCTCGTACCTTGAAAAGTTGCTAGTGCATTATAGTGATGTCTTTGCTTGGTGCCcagaagacatgacaggtatccctcgaagcattgctgaacacGAGCTAAGGATACCACCTGGTGTCAAGCCTGTTGTCCAAAAGAAGAGAAGTCTAGCACCCAAAAGAAGTTTGGCTGCATGCCAAGAGGTAGAAATGCTTGTCTCAGCTGGAATTCTCTGGGAAGTTAAGTATCAGTCCTGGGTTGCAAATCCAGTCATGGTTCGAAAGCCCGACAattcttggagaatgtgcatcgacttcaaggacttgaacaaggcttgtcccaaagaTGGTTACTCTTTCAAGTGTTTTCTTGACGCTTACAAGGGTTACCATGAAATCCTTatgaaagaagaaaatgaagaaaagaCCGTTTTTCACACGGACAAAGGTATCTTTTgctaccaaaagatgccttttggtctTAAGAACGCGGGTGCAACCTACCAACGACTTGTTGACAAAGCCTTTGCTAGTCAAATTGGTAGAAACATGGAAGCATATGTCGATGATTTGGTAATCAAAAGCAAAACAGAATACCAAATGCTTGATGACATCCATGAAACCTTCAAGAACCTAAGGAAGGTCAACATGAAACTCAACCCCAAGAAATGTTCGTTTGGGTTTGAAGAAGGTAAATTCCTGGGGCATATTGTGGGAAAACAAAGTATAAAGGCCAACCCAAACAAGGTCAAGGCCGTTCTTGAAACCAAACCACCACAAAGCAAAAAGGAGGTAGAGAGTCTGAATGGAAAGCTTGCAGCCCTGAAGTGTTTTACCTCAAAATTGGCTGAAAAATCTTTGCCTTTCTTCAAAACGCTCAAAGGGTGCTCCGAAAAAAAAATTCAAGTTGACTGAAGAGGCtgaggaagccttcaaccaaatgaagcaacacCTAGCTTCACTTCCTAAGATTGCAGCCCTAGAAACAGGAGAACTGATCTCTGTATACCTTTCGGTTGGTGAAGAAGCAATAAGTACGTTTTTAACCATCGAACGAGACAAAgttcaggtacccgtttatttcttcagcaaaactttaaaattggAAGAGATCAAGTATCCTCCTTTAgaaaaacttgctctagccctagtccaaacgactagaaggcttcgaaggtatttccaagcacaccctatacaagtggtcaccgacTAAACCATTAAGAGCGTGCTTGAAAAACCGGAAAATTTAGGGCGATTAGACAAATGGGttgtggaactaggtgaacacaaaATCACCTATGTTCCAGGGAAAGCCATCAAAGCCCAAGTCTTGGTTGATTTCATTGTGGAAGTCCCAAAGCAAGCCATCACGGAAGTTAACACAACTACCTCTGAACCCTCTGACATTGAAGCCTGGTAGCTTTTTaccgatggggcttcaagcgttgaagggtcaggggctgggctCATCCTAATCAGCCCTGAAAGGTTAGAATTTACATATGCTCTTCGATTTGAATTTCAGACCACCAACAATGAAGCCGAATACGAAGCATTGATAGCCGGCTTGAAGCTAGCCAAGGAAATGAAGGTTCAAAAGCTTCAAGTCTTCACAGAATTGTTGCTGGTATCAAGTCAAGTCAATGATTGCTATGTTGCAAAGGAGCCCAACATGAAGAGATACAAGGAAAAGTCTAAAGAGTTGATAAACACATTCCAAACATGTACCGTCAAGCAAATTCTAAGGTCTCAAAACAAGAAAGCTGATGCCTTGAGTAAACTCACCTCTCTCACCTTTGCCCACCTTACCAAAAAAGTATAATAGAGGTGTTGAAAACTCCTTCGATTGAATAATTGGAGGTTCAAGATGTGATCACCGAAGAGAGCCCCAATTGGATTACTCCTATTAAAAAATTCCTTAAAGACAGTGAGTTACCTGCTGACCAGACAGAGGCTAAAAGGGGTAAAATCAAATCTAGGTAGTATGTGTTGCAAGGTGAAATCctctacaaaaagggttaccttgcacCCTTACTGAGATGTGTCGGTCCTGAACAAAGCCAGTACTTGGTCAAAGAGGTTCATGAAGGgatatgcggagctcattttggagcaaGAACGGTGGTTGCTAAACTAATGAACCTCGGGTATTTTTGGCCTTCAATGCACCGGGACACTGTCGAGCAATTAAGAAAATGTGAAGCCTGTCAGGTACATGCACCGGTGCCCAAGAGCCCCAAACACGATCTCGTCACGATATCTTCAGCTTGGCCATTTCacaaatggggaatggacattgttggtccATTCCCACCAGCCAAGGGTGGAGTAAAATTTCTATTGGTGGCCATAGACTATTTTACCAAGTGGCCTGAAGTCAAACCACTCGCAAAAATCACGGGCAAACAGGTCATCGATTTTGTCTGGGAGAACATCATTTGTCGCTATGGGTTGCCGGGAGTGTTGATCACAgataatgggaaacaattcgctGAGAAGCCTTTTAGCACTTACTGCAAAGAGTTCAGGATAACTCAGGTTTTCAGCTCAGTGGCATGCCCACAATCAAACGGTCAAGTTGAAAGGATGAACTGGAGCATAGTTGAAGGGATCAAGACTCGGTTGGGAAGGCATGAAAGCAATTGGCTCGAAGAATTGGCAAACGTTCTATGGGCTATAAGAACAACGGAAAAAGCAAGCCACAAAAGAACACCTTACAGCTTGGTGTTCGGATCGGAAGCCGTGATTCCAACCGAAGTAGGAGTATTGACTCAAAGAACACTCAACATGGATCCTGAAACGAACAacaaagagaccatgttgaacttacaattCCTCGAGGAAACACGAGACCAAGCTGCAATCCAAGAAGCCAAGTATAAACAAAAGATGAAAGCTTACTACAACAAAAAAGTCAAGAATGAACGCTTCAAGCCATGAGACCTTGTGCTTAGAAACAATGAGGCTAGTAAAAAAGAAAACCAAGGAAAACTTGGCCCAAAGTGGGAAGGGCCATATACAATCCTTGAAGCACATAAGGGTGGATCATATAAACTAGCCGATGCTGAGGGTAGAAAGCTTCCGAGACACTGGAATGGCAAGACCCTTAAAAGGTTCCATGTCTGATCAAGAAAGTTTAGTTAGTATTTCAAGTGTTGTATTTCAAGAGTTGTCTCATCCTCACTTTTTGTATAGCATTATCTCTTGAATGAATGATGAtattttatcaaacttgtctttctatcctaaaatcaggttgagaacctagcaaaaaactccatgacaagggccatgtaaggggatgagctcccaggccatatcgcttaataggttcaagggttgaatgaacctatataaggggtgagttcctaaatcaatacaactccataaGACTTGTGAAATTATCAAAAACAAAGTTGTCTCATAGACGGGtctgaacagcctacaccaaatgttccttaagcctttGAAAACTTATCAAAAACAGGCTTACGAACTGAAATCAAACTAAGGAAAATAATAGATaggataggtgctatgtcttcttgttaaaaatagcaaggctaagtgactgcagcactgaaccctttaaggtataaaaaacATAAAGGCAACAGACAACAAAGACAATTCCATAGACATAAAAAGTTATAAAAGGACGAAAACAACAAAGGTTGTAGGCAACTCTAGATCAAAAATACAAGGCAAAGCAGCAAATAACAAATATCAAGAAATAGCcagaagccttgaaggctttaaACCAACCCAGCTGCCTTACAAAAACAGGCACCAACacaagaaatcacaacacaaggcAAGTAGTAGGAACTTAATAACATAAGATAAGAAGCTTTAAAGGCTTCCAAACATCCAAGCAAGTTCAAACAAACCTTAATGGTTTgtaaacataaatattgttcaaacgGCCACTAAGGCCAGCCACAACCACAAAACAGAAACCTTAAGggtttctgaaaaacctaaaattgTTCAAAGTAACATACAAACCATTAAATTGTTTAGgagtgctaagaaagctacgaatattGTTCAAACATCAGAAGGAGGCTTAGAAGCCCCAAAACCATTACCTTTAGCCTTATTGGCCTTCTTCAACTTCTTAGCCCTcgaaccaccatcatcaccaaccGTTGAACCTTCGAGGCTTGCATCCTTAGAAGCATCAGGTTCTCCCGAAAAGGTCTCCTCACTATCCCCTGAATGAGAACGCTTCATCGAAAAGGAACCAAGCACTTCAGCACAAACCTTTTCATTATGCCCATCCGGCTTCAGCTCCTGTAAAACAGAAAGGGGCTTACCAAAACAAGCTACAACCTGACTTAAATAAGGGTAAGTCAACCTCTCCATCTGCTGAACAGAACCTTTAAAAACCTCAGAAGCTTCAGGGCGATACAAGGGAGAGTGTTCCAAGGGCTGACCAGATTCATGAAGTTTATAACCAGCAATAAGGCCTTGATGTTTCCCCAAGCTGAGCAGTTTGGTGTAAACTTCTCCAAGAGCAGAATTGAACTCCTTAGAATGAAGGAGGTAGGTAACAACTTGATGAAAACCTTGCTCAATGAGCCACTGGTTATCACCAGTGGCTTGAGTAACCAAGGACTTCAAACCTTCCTTCTCTTCTTCGAAGGCCCTCTGCTGAACATTCAAGGCTTCCCTATCCGCCTTCAGTTTCAATTGGTCAGCTTCAAAACTTTTCTTGAGATCGTTCACCTCAATCTCATGTCTCTTGTTCAATTCTCCAACCTTCTTCACCTAAGCCTCCTCTTTCTTAGAAAACCCTTCAACCTCCTTCTTCATTGCAGCCATAGAGGCCTTCATCTTGTCCTTCTTCTTGGAAGCTTCCTCATACTCCTGCATACCTTTGTGAAACGGGTAACACCTTCAGCCAACAGGGCCGAAATGTTACATGAGCTTAGCATCAATCTTGAGATAAAGTGATCGGCTTCCATTTCAGAAGTTGCACTCCGAACACTAGGAGGAGAAAAATGGGCCAACACCTCAGCACAAACAGTTGGGTCCTTGAGGCTATCCCCAACCTTAACATCCCAGTTAGGAACATAAACTGCTTCAGCTTCTGGACCCTCCATGCTTTCAACACTCTTGCCCGATGAACCCTGGATGGTAAGAGTGGAACTTTTCTTAACaagcttcttcttcttcttcccagAAACAACCAGCTCTTTTTCCTTACCCTTTGCCACACCAACCTCAACAACCTGTTCTGCCGATACTTCAATGTCATCACTAACATCAATAGCCTCTGAGCCAGAGGGTTGATCAGCACCTTTCAAGCGATAGTTTGAATGACGAACAGAAACCTTTGAACTTGGAGCCTTCGTAAAACCTTTAACATTAGGAACGTTAACATAGCCAGAACCTTCGAACCGGTACTCGGCCCCCCTAACAACCGCATCTTCACCCGGAGTAGCAGCTGCATCCCCAAAAGCAACATCAGAAGTATCATCACTTTTGAAAAAATCAAGTGCAGACATAACTACAAAATAAACAAGGAATAAAATAAGCAAGCAAAAATAAGAACATAATGGAACAACAAGACAAATGCATACCCTGCCCATCTCTCATGATCACTGGATCTCGATCATGTTTGTCCCACAACTTACTGAGACCCAGCAACACCAGTAAGTGCTCAGGGAAGGGACGAAGCCTTGAAGGGCACTCCCTAAGAGTATCAAGGAAACATGTATTTATCTCAGAGGCAGAGGGTTCAGGTTCATTCAAaacagcatccggatgcctccaAACAAGCCTAAAAGGAACAATTTCATCGGAAACCTAGAAAAACCGGTCTTTCCAAACTCCAAGACTAGAAACCATAGATGAAATTAAGCAAGCATCAACCTGAGATGTTTTGAATGTAAACCAGTCACCATTCTTGGCCAACCGAAAAAAATGACGGAACGATTAAAGGGTGGCCCGAAGCCGAAACAGAACTTCAAAGCGCAAAACCTTAGCCAGACCCTAAGGGTGAATCTGGCCAAAGGATACGCGATAATACTCTAGGACGTTCAAAACAAAGGTCGAAAAGGGGTGACGAAGGTTTGAAAACTCGAAATGGCGACAATAGAGAGCAACGAAACCAGGGGGACACTTATTCATTGAAACATCGCAAGCCAGTGCAACCGGCTTAAACTTCATCCCAATCCCCCATTCCATACAAAAATTTTCTACTTCCTCTTGAGTTAATCGAGAAAACGGCTTCGCTAGATCTTTACGAGCACCCATTCTATAAGAAAATAACAAGAAAATAAGAAATCGGAACTGCCCTGGGCAAAGGAAAGGAAGATAAGGAAAGAAAACTTGAGAGGAAAATGTGCAAATGGTAGTTCTCTTCTAAAAAATAATGTAAATTAATGAGAAGGAGGCGTTATGATTACACAAAGGTCATTTAAAAACCGCCGCCTGCCATAAAACCGCGAGAGGTCATATCAACTGTCTTgtcaaaattcaaatttcaaaaaattcaaCTGCAACGAACGCTTCAAGCCTTCAAGCTCTGAAGCCTTTAAGCAATACAAATAAACAtctaaaagtcagaagtctttgagctcattccccaaaaacctctgacttggggggctgatgacggagGTAGCCTAAGACTAAATAAAATGACTCAGGCACATAAACGCTTGAAAGGTTAAAATCTTAAAGGGTTCAAATACCGCGAACTCGGATGAGCAGCAAAGAGGATGTGAACAGTAAGCCATCACTTCACTGATTGCTTGTCAAGACTTCTCACAGCCATAAAAGTAAGCATGTGCACAGAGAGCAACCTTTTATCCGCAGGTCTAAACCATTCCACCCCGAAATGGGTAAGTCTCCCACTGCAAGCATGGTTCACTTGTCCAAGGTTTCCTCTTTGAGTGATACCTTCGTCTATAAAATGACACTTCATTTAGTGCGGAGGGACATTCCGATCAGCTCTGATTCTGGAGGAATCCCTGATCTCTCTTCTCGAGTACTTGTTCCATTCAAGTCTCCTTTCTTCACATCCAACACACACAACTTGATCGTTCTTGCTTCCGAGGCTGAACACACTTCAGCCAAAGATCTCGAACAATCAACAAACAAAaatagtgaacctctctccacgtcttgcaaacgtgggggggaccctacgacctgcgttaggcaaaccggaaccctccaacccttttgcctaaccagcctaGCTACTATCACCAGTCTAGTATTAGTTGCATCAACATGTTATGATTAATAAAATCTCATAACCGAAGTTAGCTAGCGATCTGATAACAAACAAATCGAACCCCAGTTTACACAGTTGATAACAattcgtttttataaaaataataatgataGATGTTTTGGTAGGGTCTCATTTCACATGCCTTTGTCCATCTTTCAATTTTATTATTTGTCATTTCCCCGTTTaatatatgtttatttttttgtaaACAAAGTCGTGGAGGATCTGGTAAGTGGAAGAATAATCATAAAGTCTTGCCATGATCATATGAAAAGATTCACATGCAGAAAACAACAATAAAACAAATCATATCTtcttttatattaattaattttattataactaGTATTAAGTACCTCGCGTTTCGGCGGGGCGAGCACTAACGCCACACTACTATCAGCGACCACCAATACTGAAGTTagggcgtgttaatgcgaagaaattaaaccgaaacgtaaaacatggaataaaataactaagttgatctaggacttgCGCATTACGATGAACCcacgtctattttttcccgtttgacaggtttatcgtaatctatatatattatatatcattaccactatacaaaccataatgcatatattacaacaaccattgcatcaatatgttgcaaattatatttatataagattttggctaaattaattagattattataaataatgataatttacaaataaaacaacacaaatttGAATGGATAAAACTGATTGAacatggtaagataatgaaaccattatttaaTTACGgcacaaccacttaagcacaatttacaaccatacatgcatacaaaacagattGAATTTGATAAGATAATGAAactattatttgattaaggtacaaccacttaagcacaatttacaatcaaacatgcatacaaattatttgattaaggtacaaacATTTAAGCATAATTTACAACCAAATATGCATactatttgattaaggtacaaccacttaagcacaatttacaaccaaacATGCATACAAATTATTTGATTAAGGTGCAAACATTTAAGCATAATTTACCACCAAAGATGCATactatttgattaaggtacaaacATTTAAGTATAATTTACAACTAAAGATGCATACACATGTtgcaaattaatagtatataaatagtatataaatatataaatagtaTATAAATATGAATATAAATAACTCAAATACCttagaaaaagaaagagaaaaatacATAGAAACAATTCATTGATTTTAAACTAATAAATTAGACAAAAGATAATAGAAGAGATAAATACACTCTTAATATTCACAAAAGATAATAGAAGAGATAAATACACTGTTAATATTCACCCTCAAAATCTGTGATCCTACTGTTTACACTCACAAACTTATCTTTTACGTGATTAATCAAATAAACTTtcaaaaatttatatttattatgtacaccataatgattttttttttaaatcatattttgGTTTCAATATATTGTTTTGGTTAAAGATATGTGATAATTAACTATATTTCGATATAAACTTTATAGAATTATTTATGAAACCATAACCAACTTTCTTTAGTCTTTTTAAAAGTCACACGCATTTTTTTCCAACCATATAAACCACTCAAGTATTCACATTGTTCTGTTACTATGAATTCTTTTATAAGGGTAAACATTTTTAAAGACGAAGTGATCTAAAGAGAATACACATAAAACTtactatttattaattattttcaAGCTTAACCTAAAATATGAGCTAACTATGAAAAAAATCACTAGTAATAACTAAGTTTGATAAATGTTTCACTAAGTTAACTTAAACAAAAATTACtaaagagtaaattgtcaaaatcatcCTTGAGGTTTGGACATTTTCATTTAAAACAACTTTTTTTCTACCATATAGTCTTTTACGTTTGGAATTTTTTACCATTTAcgtttgggggggggggattaGGTAGGTTTTTGGGGTGCGTGTGTGTAGGGGGTTgggttttttggggtttttttgtgAGTTATAGAGTTTTTTAGCAGGAGTAGGGGTGGgtggggggtgtttaggtttttgggttgtggtggggtggggtggggtggggtgggggtgggtgtttaggttttgtgTGGTGATGAtgagtttattttgttgtgttcacattggttcatATGGTGAGGTTTCTGTAAAAAAAATGACCTTTTTTCGTGAGAAGTATGAGAAGACATTGGAATTGACATGTAGACATAATGTTTTGGACTTAGGCatgatgttttgggttgttttgataagaaaaacAACATATATAACAATTTAAGACACAATGCAATGAGTTATATGTATGAAATTTAAGACACAACTAAAACACACTAattaacacttaaaacacactatttaacgttcttggcatggtgttttaagttttaagcaTATAATTCATTGTATTGTGTCTTAAATTGTTATCTTTGatgtttttcttgccaaaacaatCCAAAACATCATGGctaagtccaaaacatgatgcCTACAAGTCAATTCCTATCCCTTttcacatgtcacaccccaaccgatggcggaaacatcggggtgcgagcactaagcgttcagattgctcatgagattccataacactattgTATGTTGGATTCATATAGGGTTGTTCATTAGCCGAGCTGAGCCGAGCTAGGGCAAGCTCGGGCTTGGCTCAGATTTGacaccgagctgaaaatctaagctcgggctcggcttggttttaagcCAAGCTGGCTCAGCTCGGCTTAGTTTggcttgattttaaaaataaaaattaatacatagctCTCAAATTTCAGTattccaaaatattattcaatacttcaaaagaacatattcaaaataagttcaacctaatacgTTATAAGCCAAAATCACGttcaacaacgcaaaataagttttatatttcaagTAAATACAGTATTTGTTCAATAGCACGGcaatcaacctttaaatatgtcatagatatcaaactacaagcctaaatacatgtaaataataatagcttttttgtaatatattatatgtatataaaaataaaatatattataagtaaaataattctagctaagccgagccgagctatcaagcgagccaaaccgagccaatttggctcgtcacgagccgagccgagctaggctcactttcaaaccgagccCTGTGAAGcaagctttttccgagctaaatctgAGCGAGCTtcgagccgcgagctttttggaCAGCCCTAGATTCATAGGTGAATATAGGACTATATTATGTATGAATCAAACTTTAACATTAAAACAATTTTCGTAAATTCAAAAGATATATGTGAATACATCATGTATATATGTGTCAGAGATTTTCAACAAGTTCTTTTGAGTGATCCATAGATTTTTGCATACTGAAGTGAACATGCATACCTTCAGAAGGGTTTACTATGTGTAAACATATGGAGTGGGTGATGATGACGATGGTGTGGAGTAGGTGGTGATGACAATGATGAATGTGATGATGAAGTCCTTACACGCTCTCTCTTATAAAGCATCTTTTAGAAAGGTTTACTATGTGAAATCATATGGAGAGCACACGTTGGATAATCTCTATACATAGGAAGTCATTAGGGTTTGAttactgatgaaacaatggttaacctggcagggttaactcactggtcttatcaagaagggttaatcccttcctctcgaggatcgctggctagatcgtccgccggttgatctcctgcacaaggaaacaagccgtgactcgtaacaaggaggatggggt
Coding sequences:
- the LOC110931477 gene encoding uncharacterized protein LOC110931477; its protein translation is MTGIPRSIAEHELRIPPGVKPVVQKKRSLAPKRSLAACQEVEMLVSAGILWEVKYQSWVANPVMGYHEILMKEENEEKTVFHTDKGIFCYQKMPFGLKNAGATYQRLVDKAFASQIGRNMEAYVDDLVIKSKTEYQMLDDIHETFKNLRKVNMKLNPKKCSFGFEEGKFLGHIVGKQSIKANPNKVKAVLETKPPQSKKEGAPKKKFKLTEEAEEAFNQMKQHLASLPKIAALETGELISVYLSVGEEAISTFLTIERDKVQTTNNEAEYEALIAGLKLAKEMKVQKLQVFTELLLVSSQVNDCYVAKEPNMKRYKEKSKELINTFQTCTVKQILRSQNKKADALSKLTSLTFAHLTKKVQDVITEESPNWITPIKKFLKDSEILYKKGYLAPLLRCVGPEQSQYLVKEVHEGICGAHFGARTVVAKLMNLGYFWPSMHRDTVEQLRKCEACQVHAPVPKSPKHDLVTISSAWPFHKWGMDIVGPFPPAKGGVKFLLVAIDYFTKWPEVKPLAKITGKQVIDFVWENIICRYGLPGVLITDNGKQFAEKPFSTYCKEFRITQVFSSVACPQSNGQVERMNWSIVEGIKTRLGRHESNWLEELANVLWAIRTTEKASHKRTPYSLVFGSEAVIPTEVGVLTQRTLNMDPETNNKETMLNLQFLEETRDQAAIQEAKYKQKMKAYYNKKVKNERFKP